One region of Mangifera indica cultivar Alphonso chromosome 3, CATAS_Mindica_2.1, whole genome shotgun sequence genomic DNA includes:
- the LOC123210981 gene encoding protein lin-54 homolog, which produces MQESKPQMAKNVIFNFLPSEQLKSVVKATDSVIERSNLPPKQTRTVTKGSNSATERLVSSPVNIIKQLVFTEFGLSPVTAMRSPEISVPPVESNTALHSPPLSSDVCPDIISSSKAEPPKMHFRPNIKGNNGCCCKRSRCLKLYCECFAAGVYCDGHKCNCIGCRNNVENEASRRAAIESILERNAYAFSPKIAGSPCVALNNGDDKENVPMKHYRGCGCKRTGCIKKYCECYQAKVYCSENCRCVDCKNSEGCVESMALLERHSNNTKICKNFAGCEESLIVSGGNGITSIKKIFEGSVETDNVTDGNLSNTDICKNFQGLEQKITSPRGENFKRKVCIHQANTAISTAIGLSGHRFLIASRKRKFHEFLNSNDKDPPNQGLINERKVRLFAL; this is translated from the exons ATGCAAGAGAGCAAACCTCAGATGGCCAAAAAtgtgattttcaattttcttccgTCAGAACAGTTAAAGTCAGTTGTGAAAGCGACTGATTCAGTTATAGAGAGATCAAATCTCCCGCCAAAACAAACCAGAACCGTTACAAAAGGATCAAATTCAGCAACTGAGAGGCTAGTTTCCTCGCCAGTGAATATCATTAAACAGCTAGTTTTCACGGAGTTCGGCTTGTCTCCGGTTACTGCAATGCGATCACCAGAGATCTCAGTTCCGCCGGTCGAGTCAAACACGGCTTTGCATTCGCCTCCATT GTCGTCTGATGTTTGCCCTGACATTATCTCAAGCAGTAAAGCTGAACCTCCAAAAATGCATTTCCGGCCTAACATTAAAGGCAACAATGGTTGCTGTTGCAAACGATCCAGATGCTTAAAGCT GTACTGTGAGTGCTTCGCTGCTGGAGTGTACTGCGATGGGCACAAGTGCAACTGTATCGGTTGTCGAAATAATGTTGAAAATGAGGCTTCAAGGCGAGCAGCTATAGAAAGTATACTAGAGCGTAACGCTTACGCATTCAGCCCGAAGATTGCTGGCAGTCCATGTGTTGCTCTAAATAATGGG GATGATAAGGAGAATGTTCCAATGAAACACTACAGGGGATGCGGCTGCAAAAGGACCGGGTGCATCAAGAAGTATTGTGAATGCTACCAAGCTAAAGTGTACTGCTCTGAAAATTGCAGATGTGTGGACTGTAAGAATTCTGAAGGTTGTGTGGAAAGCATGGCTCTCCTCGAAAGACACTCTAATAATACCAAAATCTGCAAGAATTTTGCAGGATGCGAGGAGAGTCTCATTGTTTCTGGAGGAAATGGTATTACGAGCATCAaaaagatttttgaaggatCTGTGGAGACTGATAATGTAACTGATGGAAACCTTAGTAATACTGACATCTGCAAGAATTTTCAAGGACTGGAGCAGAAAATAACTTCCCCTCGTGGggaaaattttaagagaaaagtATGCATCCATCAGGCTAACACTGCCATATCTACTGCGATAGGGTTGTCAGGTCACAGATTCTTAATAGCATCCAGAAAGAGAAAGTTTCATGAGTTCCTTAATTCAAATGATAAGGATCCGCCAAATCAGGGGCTCATAAATGAACGAAAGGTTAGACTCTTTGCATTGTGA